In Microvenator marinus, one genomic interval encodes:
- a CDS encoding universal stress protein, translated as MQPQKNDPRSTIMVATDLSEASRAALRLAGRFAGESDLRVEVLHVVNIRASGNALHVLFDSPESLEELKKAASAQADAFVEETLGLQDWVDVRVVLGHPVEMVVDASSRDDVALLILGATGASGLKKFFFGTTASQVIRGATTPVLVVPQGAGDLHVSRILCPHDFSPESDTALGLALELTQALEAQILLYHCILEAPVTPFYPGLPSVGPQAMEPFIQKASKKLEHVAESFGERAHPLSVEVVTSIHSGILDAAEANGADIIVMASHGRKGMEHVLGSTAEWVLRESDKPVLLYKRT; from the coding sequence GTGCAGCCTCAGAAGAACGACCCACGTTCAACCATCATGGTGGCCACGGACCTCTCCGAGGCCTCCCGTGCGGCACTGCGTCTGGCCGGGCGTTTCGCCGGAGAGTCGGACCTCAGGGTTGAGGTGCTACACGTGGTAAATATCCGTGCATCTGGCAATGCTCTTCATGTGCTCTTCGATTCACCGGAGTCCTTAGAAGAACTGAAGAAAGCGGCCAGCGCTCAGGCCGATGCATTCGTAGAAGAGACATTGGGGCTGCAGGATTGGGTGGATGTTCGGGTGGTGCTCGGTCATCCCGTTGAGATGGTGGTGGACGCAAGCTCTCGAGACGACGTGGCGCTTTTGATCCTTGGCGCGACCGGCGCATCGGGTCTCAAGAAGTTCTTCTTCGGGACCACGGCGAGCCAAGTCATTCGTGGCGCGACCACGCCGGTCCTTGTGGTGCCTCAGGGCGCGGGCGATCTTCACGTCTCGCGTATCCTTTGCCCCCACGACTTCTCACCCGAAAGCGATACCGCGCTTGGACTGGCGTTGGAGCTCACCCAGGCCCTAGAAGCCCAGATTCTGCTCTACCACTGCATCCTGGAAGCTCCGGTCACGCCGTTCTATCCAGGGCTACCAAGTGTTGGGCCGCAGGCAATGGAACCTTTCATCCAGAAGGCTTCTAAAAAGCTTGAGCACGTCGCTGAGAGCTTTGGCGAACGAGCTCACCCGTTGAGTGTGGAAGTGGTCACAAGCATCCACAGCGGCATCCTAGACGCTGCAGAGGCCAATGGCGCCGACATCATCGTCATGGCGTCGCACGGCCGCAAAGGTATGGAGCATGTGCTGGGGAGCACGGCCGAGTGGGTCCTTCGGGAATCGGACAAGCCGGTGCTCTTGTACAAACGAACTTAA
- the lpdA gene encoding dihydrolipoyl dehydrogenase — MSQYDLVVIGSGPGGYVAAIHAAQGGLKTAIVEKESTERLGGTCLLRGCIPTKAMLNTADLIEKMNHAADFGIAVKDAKIDMDMMHAYKDKVVQKNAGGVKYLMKKNKVDVHLGHGRIDGRGKVSVTDKDGKKTVLNTKNVILATGSACRDMPFAPVDHERILNSDDILQLPDIPKHLVVLGAGAVGSEFASVFLRYGSKVTLIELQDRVLPIEDEEVSAEVAKSFKKQGMTVLTSTKMTELKRVKDTVKLKVEGADGKKEELEASHVLVAIGRKSVLEDVGLNKTKIKLDDRGFVPVNDFMQTTEDWVYAIGDLLNTPWLAHVASKEGIHAVDHILGRNPRPINYGLVPNCTYCTPEVASVGLTEKAAKEKGYDVATGVFPFSAIGKAAILGATDGFVKIVSEKKYDQVLGLHIVGPKATELITEGTVAMQLESTLDELIATIHPHPTLAEAVGEAAHAATGHPLHI, encoded by the coding sequence GTGAGTCAGTACGATCTGGTAGTTATCGGTAGTGGTCCCGGCGGCTATGTAGCAGCCATTCACGCAGCTCAGGGTGGTCTTAAGACGGCGATCGTCGAGAAAGAGTCCACCGAACGCCTCGGCGGCACCTGTCTTTTGCGCGGGTGTATCCCCACAAAGGCCATGCTCAATACGGCGGATCTCATCGAGAAGATGAACCACGCTGCAGACTTCGGAATCGCGGTCAAAGACGCCAAAATCGACATGGATATGATGCACGCCTACAAGGACAAGGTCGTGCAGAAGAACGCCGGTGGCGTCAAATACCTCATGAAAAAGAACAAGGTCGATGTCCACCTCGGGCATGGCCGTATTGACGGTCGAGGCAAGGTTAGCGTCACCGACAAAGACGGGAAAAAGACCGTCCTCAACACAAAGAATGTGATCCTCGCCACAGGTAGCGCTTGCCGCGACATGCCCTTTGCGCCAGTCGATCACGAGCGAATCCTCAATTCTGACGATATCCTTCAGTTGCCAGACATCCCAAAACATCTTGTGGTGCTCGGAGCCGGTGCCGTGGGTTCGGAGTTCGCAAGCGTCTTCTTGCGCTACGGCTCCAAGGTCACGCTCATTGAACTCCAGGACCGCGTGCTCCCAATTGAGGACGAAGAAGTCAGCGCCGAAGTCGCAAAGTCGTTTAAGAAACAAGGAATGACCGTCCTGACGTCCACCAAAATGACAGAGCTTAAGCGCGTCAAAGACACCGTGAAGCTCAAGGTCGAAGGCGCGGACGGAAAGAAGGAGGAGCTGGAAGCCTCGCACGTGCTCGTGGCCATCGGCCGAAAGTCAGTGCTCGAAGACGTGGGTCTGAACAAGACCAAGATCAAGCTCGACGACCGCGGATTTGTGCCTGTGAACGACTTTATGCAGACCACGGAGGACTGGGTCTACGCCATCGGTGACCTGCTCAACACACCTTGGCTTGCTCACGTGGCTTCAAAAGAAGGCATCCACGCTGTGGACCACATCCTTGGACGCAACCCACGCCCAATCAACTACGGCCTCGTCCCGAACTGCACCTACTGCACACCGGAAGTGGCCAGCGTGGGTCTCACGGAGAAAGCAGCCAAAGAAAAGGGCTACGACGTGGCCACAGGCGTTTTCCCATTCTCTGCAATCGGAAAGGCCGCAATTCTCGGCGCCACCGATGGTTTCGTGAAGATCGTGTCCGAGAAGAAGTACGACCAAGTCTTGGGCCTTCATATCGTGGGTCCAAAGGCTACGGAGCTCATTACCGAGGGCACTGTGGCCATGCAGCTTGAGAGCACCTTGGACGAGCTCATCGCTACCATTCACCCACACCCAACACTGGCCGAAGCTGTGGGCGAAGCCGCTCACGCCGCTACCGGTCACCCGCTCCATATCTAG